In Nicotiana tabacum cultivar K326 chromosome 21, ASM71507v2, whole genome shotgun sequence, one DNA window encodes the following:
- the LOC107775762 gene encoding polygalacturonase-like — MANFKTMTCTGVSLLLFLCLIPSCLAYNVVSFGARGDGRTDSTSAFLRAWSAACHSTSQANVYIPRGTYLVRTLNLNGPCRRRIEFRIDGTLIAPANYHAIGHSEFWIMFYKVSGLSVYGGTMNAKGHGYWSCRKGGKSCPQGARSIQFMWCNNVVLRGLTSLHSQRVHVGIGYSSNVRIENVKIIAPSGSPNTDGIHVQNSRGVTIYGSIIQTGDDCISVGPGSMNLWIEKIGCGPGHGISIGSLGSSYNEAGVANITVTNSVFTKTQNGVRVKSWARPSGGYAKNLMFSNLIMKNVGYPIIIDQNYCPDNSCPHQNSGVKVSQVTYKNVKGTSSTQAAMKFDCSYTNPCTGIRLQDIKLTHNDRLRRPAISYCRNASGRRGGTVTPRSCF; from the exons ATGGCCAACTTCAAAACTATGACATGTACCGGTGTTTCTTTGTTGCTCTTCTTGTGTTTAATACCTTCTTGTTTAGCCTACAATGTGGTTAGTTTTGGGGCTAGGGGAGATGGGAGGACAGACTCAACCTCCGCATTTCTTCGCGCTTGGTCTGCTGCCTGCCACTCTACTAGCCAGGCCAACGTGTACATTCCACGGGGAACCTATTTGGTAAGAACGTTGAATTTAAACGGCCCTTGTCGGAGAAGAATTGAGTTCCGAATTGACGGTACTCTCATTGCTCCGGCCAATTATCACGCAATTGGTCATTCTGAGTTCTGGATTATGTTTTATAAGGTAAGTGGGCTTTCAGTGTATGGAGGAACTATGAACGCCAAGGGTCATGGTTATTGGTCGTGCCGAAAGGGTGGAAAGTCTTGCCCACAAGGAGCTAGG TCAATACAATTTATGTGGTGTAACAATGTAGTGTTGAGGGGCTTAACATCACTCCACAGTCAAAGAGTACATGTGGGGATAGGTTACAGCAGCAATGTGAGAATTGAGAATGTGAAGATAATAGCCCCAAGTGGAAGCCCAAATACTGATGGCATTCATGTACAAAACTCAAGAGGGGTTACCATTTACGGCAGCATCATCCAGACTGGAGATGACTGCATTTCCGTTGGCCCTGGCTCCATGAACTTGTGGATTGAAAAAATTGGATGTGGACCTGGACATGGCATCAG CATAGGAAGTTTGGGGAGTAGTTACAACGAAGCTGGAGTTGCGAATATAACAGTAACAAATTCGGTTTTCACGAAGACACAGAATGGCGTTAGAGTAAAGTCCTGGGCAAGACCAAGTGGTGGCTATGCTAAAAATCTCATGTTCTCAAATCTTATTATGAAGAATGTTGGGTACCCCATAATCATTGACCAAAACTATTGTCCCGATAATAGTTGCCCTCATCAG AATTCAGGAGTAAAGGTGAGTCAAGTAACATACAAGAATGTGAAAGGGACATCATCCACACAGGCAGCCATGAAATTTGATTGCAGCTACACAAATCCATGCACTGGAATCAGACTGCAAGACATAAAGCTTACTCACAATGATCGCTTAAGAAGGCCTGCAATATCCTACTGTAGAAATGCAAGTGGAAGACGTGGTGGCACAGTCACTCCCAGGAGTTGCTTCTAA